One Pyrus communis chromosome 13, drPyrComm1.1, whole genome shotgun sequence genomic window carries:
- the LOC137713149 gene encoding cation/H(+) antiporter 18-like, which yields MATNTTVATACPAPMKATSNGVFQGDNPLDYALPLAILQICLVVTLTRILAYLLRPLRQPRVIAEIVGGILLGPSALGHNKDYIEAIFPKRSLTVLDTLANLGLLFFLFIVGLELDPKSIRRTGKKALCIALAGITLPFVLGIGTSFALKETISKGVDGPPFLVFMGVALSITAFPVLARILAELKLLTTDIGRMAMSAAAINDVAAWILLALAISLSGTGRSPLVSLWVLLCGCAFVLSCVFFVRPIFKWMAQRCPEGEPVEELYVCATLVAVLAAGFVTDTIGIHALFGAFVLGITVPKEGPFAGALVEKVEDLVSSLFLPLYFVSSGLKTDIATIHGAQSWGLLVLVISTACFGKVFGTVAVSLLCRLPFQEALALGFLMNTKGLVELIVLNIGRERKVLNDQTFAIMVLMAIFTTFITTPIVMAVYKPAKRKSTSDYKYRTIERKDPNTELQILTCFHSTRNLPTMINLIEASRGTEKKERLCVYAMHLMELNERSSAILMVHKARRNGLPFWNKVTDSDNNQVVVAFEPFEQLSRVAIRPMTAISSVSSMHEDICAIAERKRAAIIIVPFHKHQRLDGVLETTRTEYRGVNRRVLEHAPCSVGIMVDRGLGGSTHVSASNVSSSIVVLFFGGSDDHEALAYGMRMAEHPGNNLTVVHFLASPELQREIVQVDINEGSNTLAGSVNEKFIAELKKVPNDGSIKYEERAVRNAAETTDLIREFNRCNLFLVGRRPEGQVAAALNIKGDCPELGPVGSLLTSPDFTTTASVLVVQQYLGMAAVPGSVGLSKVVVLPEDEDSETG from the exons ATGGCTACAAATACCACAGTTGCAACCGCATGTCCAGCACCGATGAAAGCAACATCTAATGGGGTCTTTCAGGGTGATAATCCTCTGGATTATGCTCTCCCTCTTGCCATCTTACAGATATGCCTTGTGGTTACACTTACACGGATTCTTGCTTATCTTCTTCGACCACTAAGACAGCCTCGTGTGATTGCAGAGATTGTG ggTGGAATATTACTTGGCCCTTCAGCTCTTGGTCACAATAAAGACTATATCGAAGCAATATTTCCAAAAAGAAGTCTCACAGTGTTGGATACTTTAGCCAATCTTGGTCTTCTCTTCTTTCTGTTCATAGTGGGCTTGGAGTTGGATCCTAAGTCCATCCGCCGCACTGGAAAGAAGGCTCTCTGCATTGCACTTGCAGGAATTACCTTACCGTTTGTTTTAGGAATTGGTACATCGTTTGCCCTCAAAGAAACTATTTCTAAAGGTGTAGATGGACCACCATTTCTTGTTTTCATGGGAGTGGCTCTTTCTATAACTGCCTTCCCTGTTTTGGCTCGTATTTTGGCTGAGCTCAAGCTTTTAACCACTGATATTGGCCGAATGGCCATGTCAGCAGCAGCGATCAATGATGTGGCTGCGTGGATTCTTCTTGCTCTTGCCATTTCCCTCTCTGGCACTGGCCGTTCTCCCCTGGTTTCGCTATGGGTATTGTTGTGTGGGTGTGCTTTTGTCCTCAGTTGTGTATTTTTCGTTCGACCAATCTTTAAATGGATGGCACAGCGCTGTCCCGAAGGTGAACCAGTAGAAGAATTGTATGTATGTGCTACTTTAGTTGCAGTTTTGGCAGCTGGGTTTGTCACTGATACTATTGGAATTCATGCCCTATTTGGAGCTTTTGTGCTCGGAATCACTGTCCCAAAGGAAGGGCCATTTGCAGGCGCTCTTGTTGAAAAAGTTGAGGATCTCGTATCTAGTCTATTCCTCCCATTGTACTTTGTCTCTAGTGGATTGAAGACCGATATAGCTACAATTCATGGAGCTCAGTCATGGGGCCTCCtcgttttggtcatttcaacaGCCTGTTTCGGAAAGGTCTTTGGCACAGTAGCTGTTTCCCTCCTCTGCCGACTGCCCTTTCAAGAGGCTCTGGCACTCGGGTTCCTCATGAATACTAAAGGGTTGGTGGAGCTCATTGTCCTTAACAtcggtagagagagaaag GTTTTGAATGATCAAACGTTTGCTATCATGGTTCTCATGGCTATCTTCACAACCTTCATTACGACACCTATAGTAATGGCAGTATACAAGCCAGCTAAAAGAAAGAGTACATCTGATTATAAGTACAGAACAATTGAAAGGAAAGATCCAAACACTGAGCTCCAGATTTTGACCTGTTTCCACAGTACAAGGAACCTCCCCACAATGATCAATCTCATCGAGGCTTCTCGTGGGACTGAAAAGAAGGAACGACTTTGTGTCTATGCAATGCATCTTATGGAGCTTAATGAGAGATCTTCTGCAATTCTGATGGTTCACAAGGCGAGAAGAAATGGGCTACCCTTTTGGAACAAGGTGACGGATTCGGATAATAATCAAGTAGTTGTGGCTTTTGAACCGTTTGAGCAGCTGAGTCGAGTGGCTATCCGTCCAATGACAGCAATCTCTTCCGTTTCTAGCATGCATGAGGACATCTGTGCAATAGCTGAAAGGAAAAGGGCAGCAATTATTATTGTCCCATTCCACAAGCACCAGAGGTTGGATGGGGTATTGGAGACAACTCGAACTGAATACAGAGGGGTCAACCGAAGGGTTCTTGAGCATGCGCCATGTTCAGTGGGGATCATGGTGGACCGTGGCCTTGGTGGAAGCACCCACGTATCTGCCAGCAACGTTTCTTCAAGCATAGTTGTCCTATTCTTCGGGGGTAGTGATGATCATGAGGCCCTTGCTTATGGGATGCGAATGGCTGAGCACCCGGGTAACAATTTAACCGTTGTCCACTTCTTAGCAAGTCCTGAACTTCAGCGGGAGATAGTCCAAGTGGACATAAACGAGGGCTCCAACACTTTAGCTGGGTCAGTGAACGAGAAGTTCATTGCTGAATTGAAGAAGGTTCCAAATGACGGCTCAATCAAATATGAGGAGAGGGCAGTGAGAAATGCTGCAGAAACTACTGATTTGATTCGTGAGTTTAATCGATGCAATCTGTTTCTGGTTGGTAGAAGGCCCGAAGGTCAAGTAGCTGCTGCCTTGAATATCAAGGGAGACTGTCCGGAGCTGGGGCCTGTAGGTAGCTTGTTGACCTCTCCAGATTTCACAACTACAGCATCGGTCTTGGTTGTGCAGCAGTATCTTGGGATGGCAGCAGTTCCAGGTTCAGTTGGTCTGTCGAAGGTCGTCGTGTTGCCTGAGGACGAAGATTCAGAAACCGGCTGA